The Pogona vitticeps strain Pit_001003342236 chromosome 6, PviZW2.1, whole genome shotgun sequence genome contains a region encoding:
- the PNKP gene encoding bifunctional polynucleotide phosphatase/kinase: MPCFLISQDKRHDPILLPDGTTVVLGRGPETRVTDKKCSRTQVELLANYTYRSVRVTQRGVNPTSVEEIHLHRGDSTTLQEGQTLCLVNGLYPYCIRFEQEATSPKKNLLQFFSPKRPLKQEEEKGRRAPPVKRTKTSSPSEDEEGEEDNGDDPSVVEKLRQLQETAARAEQALPPSQKLLSKVAPQLCDSWEDHGKLLVFTRKGVVPSTKVAGFDLDGTIITTQSGKVFPTSPDDWRILYPEVPRKLKQLQSEGYKLVIFTNQMGIGRGRLRPEVFKAKVEAVIERLGVPLQVLVATGSGIYRKPVLGMWDHLCEKANGGLSVSLQQSVYVGDAAGRPANWAPGRKKKDFSCSDRLFALNAGLPFYTPEEYFLGWKKASFELPSFDPRALDPKAQLYDHPDALLTSSSPELVVAVGFPAAGKSTFLKKYLVSVGYNYVNRDTLGSWQKCVASCQASLKAGKSVAVDNTNPDLESRRRYIECAKEAGVPCRCFLFTASLEQAKHNNRFREMTEKGHVPVNDIVLNSYKNKYVAPSLEEGFSEILKIHFVPHFTDSKLESLYRQFSEG, from the exons TGGAGTTGCTGGCAAATTATACCTACCGATCAGTTAGAGTCACCCAG CGAGGGGTGAACCCCACATCCGTGGAGGAGATACACCTGCACCGTGGAGACAGCACAACCCTCCAGGAAGGGCAGACTCTGTGCTTAGTGAATGGGTTGTATCCTTACTGCATCCGGTTTGAGCAAGAGGCTACCTCCCCAAAGAAAAACCTGCTGCAGTTCTTCAGTCCCAAGCGACCTCTgaagcaagaggaggaaaagggcaggAGGGCCCCACCAGTCAAGCGGACCAAGACCTCCTCCCCGTCTGAGgatgaggaaggagaagaagacaaCGGTGACGACCCATCTGTGGTTGAGAAGCTGAGGCAGCTGCAGGAGACGGCAGCTCGGGCAGAGCAAGCCCTCCCGCCATCTCAGAAGCTTCTGTCTAAGGTGGCCCCCCAGCTCTGTGACTCCTGGGAGGACCATGGCAAGCTCCTGGTCTTTACCAGGAAAGGAGTCGTGCCTAGCACCAAG GTGGCAGGTTTTGATCTGGATGGAACTATCATCACGACCCAGTCAGGGAAAGTGTTTCCGACCAGCCCTGACGACTGGAG gatCCTGTACCCTGAGGTACCACGAAAGCTGAAGCAGCTTCAGAGTGAGGGTTAcaag CTTGTGATCTTCACCAACCAGATGGGCATCGGCCGTGGGCGGCTCAGACCTGAAGTTTTCAAAGCCAAAGTGGAAGCTGTGATTGAGCGGCTTGGCGTCCCGCTGCAG GTCTTGGTGGCAACCGGCTCTGGCATTTACCGCAAACCTGTGCTCGGGATGTGGGATCATCTCTGCGAGAAG gcaAATGGTGGCTTATCAGTATCTTTGCAACAAAGTGTCTATGTGGGAG ATGCAGCTGGTCGTCCAGCCAATTGGGCCCCTGGGCGTAAGAAGAAGGATTTCTCTTGCAGTGACCGTTTG TTCGCTCTGAATGCTGGCCTTCCTTTCTACACCCCTGAGGAATATTTCCTGGGCTGGAAAAAGGCATCGTTTGAGCTCCCCAGCTTTGACCCG CGGGCCCTGGATCCCAAGGCACAGCTTTATGATCATCCAGATGCTCTCCTGACTTCATCTTCCCCAGAATTGGTAGTGGCTGTTGGTTTCCCCGCTG cTGGCAAGTctacttttttgaaaaaatactTGGTCTCTGTTGGTTACAACTACGTCAACCGG GACACCCTTGGTTCATGGCAGAAGTGTGTGGCATCGTGCCAAGCCTCACTAAAGGCAGGGAAGAGCGTAGCGGTGGACAACACCAACCCTGACCTGGAATCAAGACGAAG GTATATCGAGTGTGCCAAGGAAGCTGGCGTTCCCTGCCGTTGTTTCCTTTTTACTGCTTCGTTGGAACAAGCCAAGCATAACAATAGA tttCGGGAGATGACAGAGAAGGGGCATGTGCCTGTTAATGATATTGTCTTAAACAGCTACAA GAATAAATATGTGGCACCATCACTGGAGGAGGGTTTCTCTGAAATCCTCAAGATTCACTTTGTTCCTCACTTCACGGACTCCAAATTGGAATCACTTTATCGCCAGTTTTCAGAAGGATGA
- the RUVBL2 gene encoding ruvB-like 2: protein MATAAATKVPEVRDVTRIERIGAHSHIRGLGLDDTLEPRQVSQGMVGQLAARRAAGVILEMIKEGKIAGRAVLIAGQPGTGKTAIAMGMAQALGLDTPFTAIAGSEIFSLEMSKTEALTQAFRRSIGVRIKEETEIIEGEVVEIQIDRPATGTGAKVGKLTLKTTEMETIYDLGTKMIESLTKEKVQAGDVITIDKATGKITKLGRSFTRARDYDAMGSQTKFVQCPDGELQKRKEVVHTVSLHEIDVINSRTQGFLALFSGDTGEIKSEVREQINAKVAEWREEGKAEVIPGVLFIDEVHMLDIECFSFLNRALESDMAPVLIMATNRGITRIRGTNYQSPHGIPIDLLDRMLIISTSPYSDKETKQILKIRCEEEDVEMNEDAYTVLTRIGLETSLRYAIQLITAANLVCRKRKGTEVQVDDIKRVYSLFLDESRSTQYMKEYQDAFMFNELKGETMDTS, encoded by the exons ATGGCAACAGCCGCG GCTACGAAGGTGCCCGAAGTTCGGGATGTCACCCGAATTGAACGCATTG GTGCCCATTCCCACATCCGAGGGCTTGGCTTGGATGATACATTGGAACCCCGACAG GTATCCCAGGGCATGGTAGGCCAGCTAGCTGCTCGTCGGGCTGCTGGTGTGATCTTGGAGATGATCAAGGAGGGCAAAATTGCTGGCCGAGCTGTTCTGATTGCTGGCCAGCCAGGCACAGGGAAGACTGCCATTGCCATGG GAATGGCACAGGCACTGGGCCTTGACACTCCTTTCACAGCTATTGCAGGCAGTGAGATCTTCTCTTTGGAGATGAGCAAGACAGAGGCATTGACTCAAGCCTTCCGGCGTTCCATTGGCGTCCGTATCAA GGAGGAAACAGAAATAATTGAAGGTGAAGTGGTAGAGATCCAAATAGATCGCCCAGCAACTGGCACA GGTGCAAAGGTAGGGAAGCTGACCTTGAAGACGACTGAAATGGAGACGATTTATGACTTGGGCACCAAGATGATTGAGTCATTGACCAAGGAGAAAGTACAGGCTGG TGATGTCATTACCATCGACAAAGCCACTGGCAAGATCACTAAACTAGGACGCTCTTTCACACGAGCACGAGACTACGATGCCATGGGTTCACAG ACAAAGTTTGTCCAGTGCCCTGACGGCGAGCTGCAGAAGCGCAAGGAAGTGGTGCACACAGTCTCGCTGCATGAAATTGATGTTATCAACAGCCGCACACAGGGCTTCCTGGCGCTTTTCTCTG GTGACACAGGAGAGATCAAATCAGAAGTGCGAGAGCAGATCAATGCCAAGGTAGCTGAGTGGCgagaggagggcaaggctgaAGTGATCCCAGGG GTTCTTTTCATTGACGAAGTCCATATGTTGGACATTGAGTGCTTCTCCTTCCTCAACCGAGCCCTGGAGAGTGACATGGCGCCTGTCCTCATCATGGCTACCAACCGAGGCATCACCAG GATTCGTGGCACTAACTACCAGAGTCCCCACGGTATCCCCATTGATTTGCTGGATCGCATGCTCATCATCTCAACCTCCCCGTACAGTGACAAGGAGACCAAGCAGATCCTCAAAATCCG GTGTGAGGAGGAAGATGTTGAGATGAATGAAGATGCCTACACAGTTCTCACCCGCATTGGCTTGGAGACCTCCTTGCGGTATGCCATCCAGCTCATCACAGCAGCCAACCTTGTGTGTCGCAAGAGGAAG GGCACCGAAGTCCAAGTAGATGACATCAAGCGTGTGTATTCACTGTTCCTGGATGAATCACGCTCTACTCAGTACATGAAAGAGTATCAGGATGCCTTCATGTTCAATGAACTCA aggGAGAAACAATGGATACATCATGA